TTGTTGAAGTAATTTGTATTTTTCTTCATCAAAATAGGCATTTGCCCTTAAGAATTGTTTGATTAATCCCTGCCCTAGTAATCGGTATGATTCATCAAATTGTCTGGCTGCAATTTTAGCAGCAGCCTTTTCCTTTGCCTCTTCTAATTGATTGGCCGTAATCCCCTCTTCTTGATTCATGATTTCTGAAAGGGCCTCAGAAATACCTGCTGACAGTTGATCTGTGCTGGTGGGGTTACCCACGGCCAATTGATTGAATACCGATTCGGGCATGACAAAGGGTATAATCGATTTTAGCCGAGCAACTTTTTCAGGGACTTCTTTTTCTGTATCTGCTTGGGTTGCCTTGACTTGTTTTAATACGTTGTTGATATCTTTTTGGACAGTTTCCAAAACACCTAGGTTGATCTCGGGTACCTTAGGTACCTTTTCTATCGCTTTTCGGCGTTCCTCCGCTGTTTTCTGCTGGTCAATGTATACAACCGCTCTGGGTGCATAGATTGTTGTAGGAGAAATCTGACCAACCTGTAGATTTACCTTTTGAGGTACAAATTCAAAGGATACCAACAATGTAAAAATCAAAAAAAACAAACCTGCAGCGAAATAACGTTTAAACCCATTGTTTTGAAAAAGATATTTAAGGCCTTTGATCAGGCCTCCACCAATTTGTTTTAGCGATAGCATGTTTAATCAATCACTCCCCGGCCTACCAAAAGGCCTGTCCTACTCCTCAGCCTGCTGATCGTAAGCCCGGATTATATCCATAACCAGGGGGTGGCGGACAATATCTGCTCCAGTCATCCATTGAAATGCAATTCCTTTAATGCCTTCCAATACTCTCTTGGCATCCACAAGGCCTGAGCTTTGCCCCTTGGGTAGGTCCACCTGCGTTATATCACCAGTTATGATTGCCTTGGAGCCAAAACCAAGACGCGTTAGAAACATCTTCATCTGCTCTGGCGTCGTGTTTTGGGCCTCGTCTAAAATAATAAATGCATCCTCCAATGTTCTACCTCTCATGTAGGCCAATGGTGCAATCTCAATAATATTTCGTTCCAGATATTTTTGCGTATGGTCCAAGCCTAAAATGTCATATAAACTGTCATAGAGTGGTCTTAAGTATGGGTCAATCTTTTCTTGTAAATCCCCGGGTAAAAAACCAAGTTTTTCTCCGGCCTCCACGGCAGGACGGGTCAAAATAAGTCGATTAACTTCTTTCTTTCTTAATGCATTAACTGCCATTGCCACCGCCAAGTAGGTTTTACCACTACCGGCGGGACCAATGGCAAAAACAATATCATTTTTTCTGATGTTTTGGATATAATCCTTTTGCCCCAAGGTTTTGGGTTTGATTTGTTTGCCTCTGGCTGAAACTAAGACAACGTCTTTAGCTAGGTTCGTCAGGGCATCTTTAACACCCGACTTAACTGCCCTTAATACATAATGAATTTCATGTGGTCCGATACGATTACCGGCGCTATAGTAATCCAGCAACTGTGTAAAGACTTCTTGCCCCTGTTTCACCCGTTCCGGCAATCCAATCAGGGTAAATTCTTCCCCCCTGGCAACCACCCGGATATCCAGACTCTGTTCAATTAAATTAACGTGTTCATCTTGTTTTCCTAAAATTTCTGCTGCAGCTTCATTATCACGGATAACGACTTTTAATTCTGTACATTCGGCCAAACTTTTTCCTCCTTAAATGCTTTGAAGGTTTTTGAAACACCAATTTCTTCAATTGCTTCTACAAAGGCTTTAACTCGGATAATATCCTCTGATCTTCCGGTATTTATAATTTCAAGCCTACGCTCAGCAATTTTTGCACCCTTAGGAAGTTTTGTATTAATCTCTTCTAAGGCCTTTGCCTCTGCTATTTTTTGGGCCCCGGCCTTCCCATGATCAATTCGTTCTATAATTTTTTCGCTGTATTGCACATTTCTAATTTCGACGGGGATTGCAATATTCCTCCATTTGGGGAGACTTTTAACAATCTCCTTGGTTTCATAGTGTTGGTAGGGCGATCCTTCGGGCCCTGATATGATTATTTCCTTGGACCCAATTTTAATACAAATCGAGTTCCTTTGTTTGCCTGACATTTTTTCCACGGTTTCTGTTAGGGCGCATTCTCCGTAGCCTTCATACCACACCCTAGCCCGCACAAATCCTTTGGCTCGAACAAAGTGACTAATATATTGGGGCTCCGGAGGCTCCTGTCCTTCGGGCAAGGGTTGGTTAGACGGGTCCGGTTTTACCTCCTCTTTTATTTCCCCACTAATTAAAATGCTGCCAGGTAGGACAGTCTCACCTTCCTGTACCATCGCTTGTCCGTTTAACACCAGAACCTCTTTGATTAATCCGGCCTTTCTAGCAACAATGTGGGCAGGTTCTTTGTTTGGTCTTTCTGTAACTAGTTTCCTTTCAGCAATTTCAATAATAACCCGGGTTCCTTTTACATACACCCCTGCCCAGGCCACAGCAGGTATTTTTTCCCGAATGGTTCTTTCGATTAATTTCGGGTCCAAGTCCCATTTCGCTGCCCCCGGTGTCAAACCCACCTCTGCTGCGATTTTTTTTATTTCTGCATCGGTTAGTTTCTCATTACCAGTAACTGTGATAAACCAAACAAAGGAAGAAAGCACATACAGGGCAATTAAAAACACTATGCCTCCCATCACCAAAAGTTTACGTTTTTTTAGACGGTGTATTAAAAAGGGAAACCCTCTTCGCTCAACAATGGAAAAACCACTCTGGGTGGCCCGTGCTATATGCCTCAAGGGGCGAACATCGGTAATACGTACTTTCACCTTTACCTTATCCTGTCCGATGCGACTGATGTCCCATAAAAAAATCCCCCTGCTGGCAGCCATGTTTACAAATTTTTCTAGAAAATCCCCCTTTACCACCAGGGATACATATCCCATTAAAAAAGAAAATAAGCGCAAAAGAACCATTACCACACCTCCCCTGACTGCAAAAAAGTAAGGGATTTAATTTGCCCTTCTACACAGATTTCGTCGGTTTTGATATTACGAAGCAGAAGATTTGCACCGGAAATACCAACTTCCCCTTCTCCTACCTTAATCCGAACTTTTTCCGTGGTGTATTCAACAATTCCCCTGTGATTTTCGATAAAAACTTGCAGGTTGCCCACAAGTACAATCTTGGGTAAATCAAACATAATGTCACTTGGTATTTCGAAAAAATCGGAAATTTGTTTTTTGAATTTCCGTTGAAAGTCTCGTAAGGACATAAAAATCCCCCTCCTTGGGATTATGTGTATGCATCCCTGAGGGGGAAAATTACTAATTATTGGTATAATCCTCTCCTTCGCTTGGCCACCGGCGGTCCAAGAATCTCCGATAAGATAATACCATTTTTTAACATACCCGGGGTCAAATCTCCTTGCCTAAAATCACCAAACCCGCAGTTTTCATCTTCTTCTACAATAATCTCTTTCTCAGACAGAGGATTTTGGGTCGACCTTTCACAGGGGGCCGTTACTACACGTTGTTGCTCCTTAGTTCTCTCAATTTTTTTTGGCATGGTACACTGTTCAATGATAACCGGTGGTTGTGTGGCTTCATCCAGGCCTTTAATTCTATCCGATTTTTCAGATTTTGGACCCCATTTTTTTCTAAGATCCTGGGGTAAACGGTAGTTGGTTGATTCCTGCTCAGGGGGCGGAACGGGGGTCCGATTTTTTTTATTAGCTGAAATTGCACTGATAATGGACCATATGATAAAGATTAAGACGAGTGTTTTCATCGGACTTCACATCCCTTATTCCAGCTTCTTTCCTTTCTCTTTCCCATGTCCGTTGCCGGAGATGGACTCTCTCATTTTCGTATCCGCCAGTATGTTTTGCATGTTGTAATAGTCCATAACACCCAAACGACCTGAACGGAAGGCTTCGGCCATGGCTCTAGGTACTTCCGCTTCGGCTTCTACAACCTTTGCTCTCATTTCTTGTACCCTGGCCTTCATCTCCTGTTCCTGGGCCACCGCCATGGCTCTTCTTTCCTCTGCCTTGGCCTGGGCAATATTCTTATCCGCCTCGGCTTGGTCTGTCTGCAGTTGGGCACCAATGTTTCTGCCGATATCGACATCGGCTATGTCAATGGATAGAATCTCAAAGGCTGTACCGGCATCAAGACCCTTGGAGAGAACCGTTTTAGAAATACTATCAGGATTCTCCAAAACGGTTTTGTGGGTTTCTGCACTACCCACACTGGTTACAACACCCTCACCTACACGGGCAATAACGGTTTCTTCACCAGCACCGCCCACCAGGCGATCGATATTGGCCCGTACCGTTACCCTGGCAACGGCTTTCAATTCAATACCATCCTTCGCCACCGCACTGATAACAGGGGTTTCGATCACTTTCGGATTAACACTCATTTGGACTGCTTCCAGCACGTTTCTGCCGGCCAAATCAATGGCCGCAGCCCTTTCAAAGAGCAAAGGTATATTAGCCCTTTCAGCCGCAATTAGTGCATCCACAACCCGGTCCACATTACCTCCGGCCAAATAGTGGGCTTCCAGTTGATTTACACTGACGGCCAGACCTGCTTTATCCGCTTTGATCAGTGGATTGACAATCTTGGCCGGTGGTACCCGGCGCAATCGCATACCTACCAGGGTAAAAATGCCGACCTTTACCCCTGCCGCCAGTGCTGAAATCCACAGGCCCACAGGAATAAAGCTGAATAAAACCACCACAGAGATGACGCCTAAGATTACTAAGACCAGGAAAGAAAGACTGCCTAAACTCATGAACAATTCTACTCCTCCTTTAGCATTTATAAAGTATTTTAGGGATAACCTAAAAAATTATTCTATTAAACGGCAATACTTTAGATATCTTTACGGTCCACTGTCTTTACTACCACTCTGGTTCCTTCAACTTTTATGACCAGCACGTGGGTCCCTGGAGCTACAAATTCGCCCTCCGTCACGACGTCTACCTTCATCCCTTCAATGAGGGCAGAGCCTGCCGGGCGTAAAGGCGTTGCAGCCACACCCTCTAAGCCTAGAAGTTTTTCCATCTGACGGTCTGGTGCTAAATAGCCCTCTTCTTTGTTCTGGCGATTGGACAAAGTTACCCTACGCCAAAAATTAAACTTGGTAGCAAGCCATACGCCCCCCACCAGGACCAGCAATGTAACCAGCAACGCCAAAGTTAAGGCCTGGGTGGCATGAAAAATATCTACTGATATCAGGAGGACACCCCAACCCAATAATATGACCCCCACCACACCAGCCACACCAAAACCAGGGACGAAAAACAATTCAATGACCAGAGCTAAAACCCCTAAAACAAAGGCAAGGGTAGCCAACCAGCCAGACATCTGTGCAAGATAAAAAAGCATTTGCGCACACCCCCATGCTTCAATATTATTTACTTACAATGTAAAAAAATGCCTGGCATTTTGCCAAGCATTTTTTATGTTCTGGTTATCTAAAGCTTTTACGTTTACGAGCTGCTTCGGACTTTTTCTTTCTTTTTACACTGGGTTTTTCATAATACTCGTGTTTGCGTGCCTCAGCCAAAACGCCAGCCTTTTGACAGGACCGCTTAAAGCGCCGGAGGGCACTGTCCAGTGTTTCGTTCTTGCCAACTCTAATTTCCGCCACTCAATTTCCCTCCCTCCGCCAAACCATAAACCTGGATCTAGTTCTAATTCCCAATATATCTGAGGTGTATAGTATGTAAAAAATAAATACCAGTTTATTATAACTTGATATCAGGCTGTAGTCAATAATTTTAACCTGGAGGCCATTGCATTTGCCGACCACCCAATAGATGGAAGTGAATATGATAAACCGTTTGACCACCTTCGTCTCCACAGTTGGAAACAATCCTAAAGCCCTTAGCCAATCCTAGTTCCTTTGCCAATTTTGCAGCAATTAACAGGATATGTCCCATTAGGTCTGCATCTTCGCTTCCTAAATCCTCCAAGGAGGAAATGTGTTTTTTAGGAATGATCAAAATATGCACCGGAGCAGCAGGAGCAATATCTTTAAAGGCATAAACCTTTTCATCTTGGTAAACAACCTGGGAAGGTATTTCTCCGGTAATGATCTTACAAAAAATGCAGTCTTGCACCAGCAAGCACCTCCCCCCAGCGTAAATTAAAACTATTTTTACATAGTCTTTCCTAAAAGTGTATTCAACACTCAAAGGATATTATCCTGCAACCTTGTTAAATAATTCTGCCTTTTAATGTAGATTCCTTAACTCCTTGGATGTGCACCCTCACCATTTGTCCCTTCAAGCCTGTGTCCCCTGGAAATAGCACCTTAAGGTAGGTGTCTGTATGCCCTTCCAAAAGATTAGGGTCCTTTTCGTAGGGTTGTTCCACCAGCACTTTCAGTTCTTTACCCACCTGTTGCTGGGCAAATTGATGAGCAAGGCGATTACCCAGTTCAATCAAACTTTTACTACGCTCTTCTTTGTCTTGGGGAGCAACCTGATCTGTCATCTCTGCGGCGGGCGTACCCTTGCGAGGAGAGTATTTAAAGACATGGATACCGGCAAAGCCAGACCGTTCAACGGTTTTTAGTGTGTTTTGAAAATGTTCCTGGGTTTCCCCAGGAAAGCCAACAATAATGTCGCTGGTGATAGCAATACCCGGCATAATCTGGTTTATTTTATGAATTAAGTCAGTAAATTGCTGGGTGTTGTACCTCCTTCCCATGAGAGCCAGAATCTCATCATCACCGCTTTGTAAAGGAATATGCAGATGGCGGCACACATTGGGATGCTCTGACACGGCTTTAATGAGGGCATTGTTGATATCATGGGGTTCCACAGAACCCAAACGAAGTCTGGTTAGGCCTGGTAATTTCGCTAACCGCTCCACCAACCAGCCCAAATCAATATCTTTTCCGGTAAAATCCTGACCATAGGCACCGATATGAATGCCAGTTAATACAATCTCTTGAAAACCCTGTTGAATTAATTCTTCTGCAGAACTCAGGACATTTTCCGGCAGTCGGCTACGTACGGGCCCCCGGGCATAAGGAATAATGCAGTAAGCACAAAAGCTGTTGCATCCCTCCTGAATCTTTAGAAAAGCCCTTGTTTTTCCTTGTTCTGTGGGTACCGGAAGCTCTTCAAAGCAATCAGTTTGCATAATATCATCCACTGCATTAACCGGCCCTTTACCCCTGGAGTAGGCCTCCACCAGTTGGACAATTCTACTTTTATCCTTGGTGCCAACTACCAGATCAACACCAGGAATTTCTAATACTTCTCCGGGTGATGTCTGGGCATAACATCCCGTTACTGTAATAACAGCCGCTGGGTTCTGTTTACTGGCCCGTCGGATGATTTGCCTGGATTTGCGATCCCCCATGTGGGTAACGGTGCAGGTATTGATTACATATGCATCTGCATGTTGCTCAAAATCAACTATTTCGTAGCCCGCTTGCCGAAATAAATCGGCGATGGCAGATGATTCATACTGGTTAACTTTACATCCAAGGGTATAAATAGCAGCAGATTTAGCCATATTGGAAACCTCCTTAGCCCAGTTCGCCAAACTGGTACAGGACCATTGTCAGAGCCGCTGGTCCTGCTGTTTCAGTGCGCAAAATCCGGCTGCCCAGTGTAACCGGGTAAAATCCCTTTTCCTTGACCCGCTCAACTTCCTCTTCTTCAAAGCCGCCTTCGGGACCAATAAAAATATACACCTGGCCGGGTGCCATCGGCCTTGTTTGCAAGACTTCTCTAAGGGATTTTGTCCTTTCACCCTCCCAGGGCATCAGCACCAGGGCATCCGGCGGAATTTGCTGCAGTATTTCATCCCAGCTACTTAGCATATATACTTCCGGTATACCGGACCGCCGGCATTGTTTGGCAGCCTCCACTGCTACCCGCTGCCAACGCTGTACCCGCTCTGCAGCCTTTTTAGCATCCAACTTTACAATCGAACGGGCGGCGGCCAGGGGAATGATGCTGCTAACCCCCAGTTCAGTACACTTCTGTATAATTGTTTCCATCTTATCACCCTTGGGCAGACCCTGCACCAGGGTAACTTTTACCGTTGGCTCCGAAGTGGCCTCTTGCTGCTCCAGAATCCTACAGTGAACCTCTTGTTTATTTATTTCTAAAATCTGCGCCAAATAAACATTCCCCCGGCCATCAAGAAGGGTTAGGTTATTCCCGGTCTCCATCCTCAAAACCCGGCTGATATGTTTTACATCCGGCCCATTAATGACGGCTGTATCGCTGTTAATTTGTTCAGGTTGGACAAAAAATCGGGGCAAATCTTATCCCTCCAAAATACATAGGTAGGAAACCCATTCCCCGTCTTCCTTGCGTCCTAGAATTTTAAAACCGGTTTGTTCCAACTTTTGCCGGACTTCTTCAGCACGAAACTGAATAATACCGGATGTAATAAAATAACCACCGTGTTTTAAAATCCGTGGCACATCAGGGGCCAGAATCATAATGACATTGGCAACAATATTGGCGATTACAACATCAACCTTGCTTTCCACTTTATCCAACAAGTTGCCATGAAACACTTCAACTATATCTTGAACGCCATTCCGCTCCACATTTTCCTGGGATACTTTGACAGCCACTTCATCCAAATCCACTGCTAAAACCCTAGCAGCACCTAATTTGGCAGAAGTGATGGCAAGAATCCCTGTGCCGGTTCCCACATCTGCCACCGATTCCCCCCCCTGGATAATACCCTCCAGGTATTCCATACACATAGTGGTGGTGGGATGATTACCACAGCCAAAGGCCATGCCAGGATCCATTTCCAGAACAATTCTCCCATCCTCTGGCACATAATCTTCCCAACTGGGCTTAACAGCCAGTTTTTGACCAATCTCCACCGGCTTATAGTATTTCATCCAGGCGGTGGCCCAATCCTCTTCGGCTACCTGGCGTCTTTCAAAAGTAGGCACTGCATCCAAGGGTAGCCCGGTCAGTCGTTCCTGTAAAAGAACCAGCTTGTTCTCCAAGTTGGGGCCTTCGGGTAGGTAAGCTTTTACGATTGGTTGGGGACGATTTAGGACCTCGGGTGGAAACTCATAATGGTCCCAAATGTTGGCTTCTATATACCGGTTTATTAAAGCCGGGTCCTCTATCACAACCCCACCGGCACCCAGTTCATCAAATATATTACTTACCATGTCGATACCTTCAGGGCATACATGGACGGCTATTTCGAGCCAATTCAATGGGGGAACCTCCTCCTTGTTCGGATTGTAGGTGAGTCTAGGGTAACTTCCATCTGAAATGGTTTTATTTTTGTTGTCAGCTTTCAGCCTTCAGCCTATGGGGTATTTTATGGGGCGGCCATGAGCTATGAGCCGTGAGCCATTAGCTAGGTTACCCCTTAAAGGCATCTTTCATTTTCTCAAATATATTTTTTTCCGACCCTTTGGGTAGTTTCTCATCGTTCATTTTTGCAAATTCCCGCAGTAGATCCTTTTGCTTTTCATTTAGTCGGGTGGGAGTTACAACCCTTACACGAACGTGCTGATCACCGCGTCCACTTCCATTCAGATAAGGAATTCCTTTTCCCCTAATGCGGAAAATGGTACCTGTTTGTGTTCCCTCTGGCACCTTTAAGTCAGCGGAACCATCTAGAGTGGGAACTTCTAAGACATCCCCCAGGGCTGCCTGGGCAAAGGAGATTTCCATATCACAAACCACTTCATTACCTTCCCGGCGGAAGAATTTATGAGGTCGAACCAGAATATAGACGTAGAGGTCTCCGGGCGGACCACCGCGAAGACCTGCCTCCCCTTCGCCACTAAGACGGAGGCGAGATCCCTCATCCACTCCGGCAGGAATTTTCACGTGTATACTTTTTGTTTTTCTGATCTGACCTGCACCACGGCAAGTGGGACAGAGTTTTTCTATAATTTTTCCCGTTCCATGACACTTGTCACAGGTGCGGCTTTGCACAATACGGCCGAAGGGAGAGTTGGCTGCATATTGTACCTGCCCGGAGCCATGACAGGTACCACAGGTCTTAGTACTGCTTCCCGGCGCTGCACCAGATCCACCGCAGGTATCGCAGTTCTCCGTGCGTGGAACTTGAATGTCCCTTTCTACACCAAAGGCAGCTTCCTTAAAGGATATCTCCATGTTAACTCTTAAGTCATTACCTTTTTGGGGGCCGTTACGCTGGCGTCCCATACCACCAAAAAACATGTCAAAGATATCACCAAAGTCACCGTTAAAGCCTCCAAAACCACCTGCGCCAAAACCCTGGCCATCGGTGGCAGCATGACCGAATTGGTCATAGGAGGTCCGTTTTTCAGGATCACTTAGTACCGCATAGGCTTCGGCAATTTCCTTAAACTTTGTTTCTGCCTCTGCTTTATCACCCTGGTAGGCATCGGGGTGGTACTGCCGGGCCAGCTTACGGTACGCTTTCTTTATCTCATCCGCAGAGGCACCTTTGCTTAGGCCCAGCACCTCATAATAATCTCGCTTAGCCATGTTTCACCACCTTACATTCATAAATTACAGGGGAATCTAGATTCCCCTGTAATTTGCACTTCTACATTATATTATAATTTTCTACTTGTTGTCGTCTTTTACTTCATAATCTGCATCCACAACATTATCCTTTTCAGCCTGACCGCCGCAGTTACCGCCGGCACAGCCACCCTGGGCAGCAGCCTGCTGGGCCTGCTGTTGCTGGTACAGGTCAGCGGTTAATTCGTGGAGGGGCTTGGTTAGTTCCTCTAATTTATTTTTAATTAAATCTGTATCGTTGCCGTTCATGGCAGTGCGCAGTTCTTCTACAGCCTTTTGTACTGCTTCTACTTTTGCTTTATCTGCATTTTCTCCCAGGTCCTTAATAGTCTTTTCAGCCTGATAAATCAGGCTGTCTGCCTGGTTTTTGACCTCAACAGCTTCTTTCCGCTTCTTATCTTCTTCTGCAAATTTTTCAGCTTCATTAACCATTCTGTTGATTTCATCATCAGACAAACCACCAGTGCCACCGGTAATCGAAATACTTTGGACTGTTCCTGTTCCCATATCCTTTGCAGATACAGATACGATACCATTGACATCAATATCAAATTTTACCTCAATTTGCGGTACACCACGGGGTGCCGGAGGAATACCGGACAGTTGGAATCTACCCAGAGTTTTGTTATCTGCCGCCATTTGACGCTCACCCTGCAGCACATGAATTTCCACTGATGGTTGGTTATCAGCTGCGGTGGAGAATATCTGGCTCTTGGAAGTTGGGATAGTGGTATTGCGATCAATCAGCTTGGTAAACACACCGCCCAGGGTTTCAATCCCCAAGGACAGGGGAGTTACATCCAACAACAGAACATCCTTAACTTCTCCTGCCAATACACCTGCTTGAATGGCTGCACCAAGGGCAACGCACTCATCGGGGTTGATACCCTTGTGAGGTTCTTTGCCCAAGAATTTACGAACGGCTTCCTGTACTGCTGGAATACGGGTGGAACCGCCAACCATCAGTACTTTGTTTATTTCATTAGTTTCCAGACCAGAATCAGCTAAGGCCTGACGGGTGGGACCCATGGTTTTTTCCACTAAATCGGCAGTTAATTCATCAAATTTCGCTCTACTGATGTTAACATCCAGGTGGAGGGGACCATCTGCACCTACAGAAATAAAGGGCAGGTTCACATTGGTACTCAACACACCAGATAGTTCAATCTTTGCTTTTTCAGCAGACTCTTTCAGCCGCTGCATGGCCATTTTGTCTTTGGATAAGTCAACACCGGTTTCTTTTTTGAATTCTGCTACCAAGAAATCTACTATACGTTGGTCAAAGTCGTCGCCACCTAGGCGGTTGTTACCACTGGTGGACTTAACTTCAAAGACACCGTCACCCAGTTCTAGTATGGATACGTCAAAGGTTCCACCACCTAAGTCAAAGACTTGAATGGTTTGGTCACCTTCCTTATCCAGCCCATAGGCTAGTGCTGCGGCGGTAGGCTCGTTAATTATGCGCAGTACTTCCAGTCCGGCAATTTTACCGGCATCTTTGGTAGCCTGACGCTGGGCATCACTAAAATAGGCAGGTACAGTAATAACGGCCTGGGTAACAGACTCGCCCAGATAAGCTTCGGCATCCGCCTTTAGCTTGCTAAGTATCATTGCTGAGATTTCTTGGGGAGAGTAGTCCTTACCATCAATGGACACTTTATGATTGGTTCCCATGTACCGTTTAATGGATTGAATGGTACGGTCGGGGTTGCTGACAGCCTGGCGTTTTGCCACCTGTCCTACCAGACGCTCACCTGTTTTAGAGAATCCAACAACCGAAGGAGTGGTTCTAGCACCTTCTGCGTTGGGGATAACAACTGCTTCGCCACCTTCCATGACGGCCACACAAGAGTTGGTTGTTCCTAAATCAATTCCTATTACTTTTCCCATTTTCTTAACCTCCTGAGAAAATTTATTACAATCCATGATCTTAAGTTCTAAATATTAGGAGCTAGCGACTTTAACCATGGATGGTCTGATTACTTTTCCTTTTAGATAGTAGCCCTTGCGGAGTTCCTCCACCACCGTGTTTTCCGGTTCGTCGGAATCCTGCACTTGCATCACTGCATCATGAACATTGGGGTCAAACTGCTCCCCTTGGGCCGGAATGGGTTCCAAGCCCTCTCTGGAAAGGACTTCATTAAGCTGGCGATAAATCATTTCCACTCCGCTAATAAATTTTTCCCCTCCGTCACCAGCATTGGCCAAGGCCCTTTCAAAGTTGTCCATAACTGGTAATAAACCTTGGATCAGTTGCTCAGAGCCAAACTTGATCAAGTCCTCCCGCTCCTGGCGGGTACGGCGGCGCAGATTTTCATAATCTGCTTGCAACCTCAGTGCTCGATTGTAGTTTTGTTCTGATTCCTCTGTTTTTACCTGTAACATTTTTTTAAGTTCCTCCGGATCATCTGGCAGACTGACTGCTTCCTCCTCCGGAATCTTAACAGACTCACAATTTTCATCGGTCTGTTGCACACTCTCTTCTACAACTTTTTGACCGCTTTTTGCATTCTCTTCGGTCACTGTATCACCTCTCTATTAAGCTTCCTGCCCAAAACCTTCTCCAGCAGGTTTATAATCCTTCATTTTGATAATGGTATCAATTCGCAGGATGGCTTCGGCAATTTCTCCGGCTGCTTTTAATGCATGGATTTTTACCAAAGCTGGGTCCATAACTCCCATTTCAACCATATCCACAATATCACCTGTGTCACAGTCTATACCCAGGGAGATTTTTTCTTGTTCCGCCTGGGCTGCCAGCACATCACCCAGTTTTTCCAGAGGGTTAAAGCCTGCATTGGCAACAATCTGTGCCATCGGTCGACGAAGGGTTTCTGCTACACAGCTTATGCCATAGGCTACCATACCCCGGGTATTTTCCCGGGCCTTTTCAACTTCACGGGAAACGGCTAACTCCAAAGATCCTCCTCCGGGCACCACGCCACCCTTAA
This genomic interval from Desulforamulus reducens MI-1 contains the following:
- the dnaK gene encoding molecular chaperone DnaK, coding for MGKVIGIDLGTTNSCVAVMEGGEAVVIPNAEGARTTPSVVGFSKTGERLVGQVAKRQAVSNPDRTIQSIKRYMGTNHKVSIDGKDYSPQEISAMILSKLKADAEAYLGESVTQAVITVPAYFSDAQRQATKDAGKIAGLEVLRIINEPTAAALAYGLDKEGDQTIQVFDLGGGTFDVSILELGDGVFEVKSTSGNNRLGGDDFDQRIVDFLVAEFKKETGVDLSKDKMAMQRLKESAEKAKIELSGVLSTNVNLPFISVGADGPLHLDVNISRAKFDELTADLVEKTMGPTRQALADSGLETNEINKVLMVGGSTRIPAVQEAVRKFLGKEPHKGINPDECVALGAAIQAGVLAGEVKDVLLLDVTPLSLGIETLGGVFTKLIDRNTTIPTSKSQIFSTAADNQPSVEIHVLQGERQMAADNKTLGRFQLSGIPPAPRGVPQIEVKFDIDVNGIVSVSAKDMGTGTVQSISITGGTGGLSDDEINRMVNEAEKFAEEDKKRKEAVEVKNQADSLIYQAEKTIKDLGENADKAKVEAVQKAVEELRTAMNGNDTDLIKNKLEELTKPLHELTADLYQQQQAQQAAAQGGCAGGNCGGQAEKDNVVDADYEVKDDNK
- the prmA gene encoding 50S ribosomal protein L11 methyltransferase produces the protein MNWLEIAVHVCPEGIDMVSNIFDELGAGGVVIEDPALINRYIEANIWDHYEFPPEVLNRPQPIVKAYLPEGPNLENKLVLLQERLTGLPLDAVPTFERRQVAEEDWATAWMKYYKPVEIGQKLAVKPSWEDYVPEDGRIVLEMDPGMAFGCGNHPTTTMCMEYLEGIIQGGESVADVGTGTGILAITSAKLGAARVLAVDLDEVAVKVSQENVERNGVQDIVEVFHGNLLDKVESKVDVVIANIVANVIMILAPDVPRILKHGGYFITSGIIQFRAEEVRQKLEQTGFKILGRKEDGEWVSYLCILEG
- the dnaJ gene encoding molecular chaperone DnaJ; this translates as MAKRDYYEVLGLSKGASADEIKKAYRKLARQYHPDAYQGDKAEAETKFKEIAEAYAVLSDPEKRTSYDQFGHAATDGQGFGAGGFGGFNGDFGDIFDMFFGGMGRQRNGPQKGNDLRVNMEISFKEAAFGVERDIQVPRTENCDTCGGSGAAPGSSTKTCGTCHGSGQVQYAANSPFGRIVQSRTCDKCHGTGKIIEKLCPTCRGAGQIRKTKSIHVKIPAGVDEGSRLRLSGEGEAGLRGGPPGDLYVYILVRPHKFFRREGNEVVCDMEISFAQAALGDVLEVPTLDGSADLKVPEGTQTGTIFRIRGKGIPYLNGSGRGDQHVRVRVVTPTRLNEKQKDLLREFAKMNDEKLPKGSEKNIFEKMKDAFKG
- the grpE gene encoding nucleotide exchange factor GrpE; the encoded protein is MTEENAKSGQKVVEESVQQTDENCESVKIPEEEAVSLPDDPEELKKMLQVKTEESEQNYNRALRLQADYENLRRRTRQEREDLIKFGSEQLIQGLLPVMDNFERALANAGDGGEKFISGVEMIYRQLNEVLSREGLEPIPAQGEQFDPNVHDAVMQVQDSDEPENTVVEELRKGYYLKGKVIRPSMVKVASS
- a CDS encoding 16S rRNA (uracil(1498)-N(3))-methyltransferase, whose product is MPRFFVQPEQINSDTAVINGPDVKHISRVLRMETGNNLTLLDGRGNVYLAQILEINKQEVHCRILEQQEATSEPTVKVTLVQGLPKGDKMETIIQKCTELGVSSIIPLAAARSIVKLDAKKAAERVQRWQRVAVEAAKQCRRSGIPEVYMLSSWDEILQQIPPDALVLMPWEGERTKSLREVLQTRPMAPGQVYIFIGPEGGFEEEEVERVKEKGFYPVTLGSRILRTETAGPAALTMVLYQFGELG